The Pieris brassicae chromosome 3, ilPieBrab1.1, whole genome shotgun sequence genome contains the following window.
CGCTAATtctttgttattgtcaggagaaggttcttatgaacgaataaaaatttgcggggaaaattagaaaatttaagaatacttaaccacgatattaagtaatcctgacttttgttaagatagcatttttttttcatttcattcaaactttttCGATGtgaccttatggcgtttgacataacattgacagaatgcgtgctgcaaatatcgtcaaaaaGGATATAAGAAAactgaatatcgtttaaatcAAATGCTTCAAACGGAGTTATCATACtgataatttacatataaaataattaaattatgatttctaacaaaaaatgAATTTCTTAGTGCacaatacaaagtttaattaaatatggagTTTTGGtaagtttgaaatatttttttagttaattataccaaacaACAACGTCTGccgggtccgctagttataGATTTAGagactaatttaaaaagacaTGCACAATGTTTTCAACCCCTTAATCTAGGTTGAACACTTTCCTGTACATTTAGGTACAGACCATTTAAATTACCGTACGATTAGgatgaattttaaatagccATGATTATAGGCTTACCACTATTCATCATAGAAATTACACACGTTTTGACATAGTAATATCGCCTTAATAGGACTTTAGCGTTGTGTTCTTGCCTTGTAAATTAACACgctctattataattattgtaaagtgTATTTATGATTCAATTACTACGTGTAAATACTGATTTATTCATTGTCATgactttaaaagtaaaatcagCTTTATGTCCTAACTAACGTTGTTAACGTGACGTTTTCATATATAATcttaactattataaaataaaacatttaatatcactatatatcaattaattcTTGAAAAAACACTGTatggttttaattataataaaaccagaCCACTGGCGTGCCTTGATAAAGTTTGGTTCTAAATACTATAgttatcttaattattttttaaatatccctgaaatgttttatttttaagaaaataataaaaatgctgtCCTTACCTTACTTAGTTTAGTTGCGGGCAGTACctgctattaaaataaattgtcgtTTTTAAAAAAGGTAATACTCACcctatattatttctttaaacagTCATTGTTTCGTGAGATATTTTATCCTAAACATTTGCATTGAATCACATTAGAGCCATACTTAATAAAAGGTGAAAatgatataatacattttagtatactcttaaacgtattaataaaacattacgttttattaaaacgcatcatacttaataattcaatgttagaaaataaaatggttGAAATTTTTTACAGTGGCTGACCTTATCGTAAAATAAGTATCCAACGTATTTTGACACagaataaaaaagttacagcCTATCACACAGCGAATTTATctttcataataaaacaagATATAAGAAGAGATTGATGATAGGCATTATTTGTAGGAGATAGAGATGATTTCGACGCGAgcatataagtatataatatttatgttcagGTCAAATTACTATCATGCATTCCTTTTTACGTATCATACATTGTTATAGTGTTTATTAACAGTTGAATAATTGATGAAAATAGCAGTATTAAACGTATTctgtatatgataataaaaatgatcctGTAAGCAATAACTTATGTACATAATCATGTGTTGAAGCGGCCCCATAACACTATATCAATTGATTAATTAGAAccgatttaaaataattttttataatacataaactaatattgttttaaattattaactgtggaagcaaattataatataatataattatataattataatatatctgAGGAGAACAATTCATTCATATGGCATCGGTTGCAACCTCCCTCACCAGGGGTGCGTTTAGGCCAGTTCGAGATATATGGCCCCTTCGGGTGCTAACGGGgttcgcgccctgctgatacagggAGGTACGGGGGCGGTCTACTAAGCCCTTGATAGGGGGCGCGCAAGGAGACTAGGGCTCCGCTCGCAGCGCGGAACCATTCAATTGTCAATTCATTATCCTAAATTCTTCTCCACATGTATTAGTCAGAATCCTAACCGAATATCTAATAAACGCggaatttttctaaaatacaaaGACAAAGGCAGCCTTCAGGTAGTCTGGCgtgtttaaatatttggtAGCAACTGGTGTCAAGGTATTTTATGAATCAATATGACTTCGAagcatttataaaaagattattcACCGTTTataaaggtcggcaacgcataTTTAAGCCAACTGGCGTTGCAGATttcaacatacaatttttGCTACGCTGTTtagtttattagtaattttcGAAGCGTAGAATAttctacattataataaagatgCGTTATATAACACCATACATACATAACTACGTCCATAACATGTTTTATGATGGTCATTTGAAGACGTTATGGTTAAAGGTTGGCATAAGTCTCATTATCTTACACCTGGGACGTGTGGTCGTTACAAACGTTATGACGGAAAGTGCTCATTGCACCTTCGTATGCAAATATTCACAAACTAAACTCTAATTATTACTATGCGGTTTTAAGTCGACTATTTCCTTCTaacaattgatttttttttacctttgCGGTAGAGCGATTCGAATAGTAGACCAGTCACTTAGCGGCTAGATCGGTTGTCGTTGCGTAGTGATATGGGGTAGGGTCTCTTTGAAACTTCTACCGAATTTATCGTGGAGTGTGTTCAGAgcagttgttcggattaatacatgcaactgagtttcagcatcggatgTTAAGGCAGACTGCGAAATTCCAACCGTAACACTTCGATGTCCGTCGTTTCACAATTTAGcattttaaggcagttttgccGTGCTTCAACACTATGAACCTGCTGCCCACCGatgtatttccaaaccaatttgacttagggccCTTCATGCACTATATTtcatgaaaagagcgtacaaattcttaaaaggatgACAACCCACTTGCGTGGCCTCTGGAAATGTGAGTGTGTAAGggcggcggcggtatcacttaacatcaggagaGCATCCTGtccattttctaaataaataaaaaatatgagacTTAAGGATACCCTTGTCTTAAATTAAGTCTTTAATATGACTCATAGGTAGAATAtacgaataataaaataatatattcaggAAACAACTTTAAAGTACGAATTTTTGCCTCATATTTAGGTTTTTAAAATGGAAGAAAGATCTGGAATTCGCAAATTAAATACatctaattgtaattttaaattgcttaTGAATTAAACATGAAGTTACAAATACGAAAATATCAAAACGTAGTTTTCGTACTGAGAGGTAATTAATTCGTTTTTTGACCGctcaaaaatattgtgtactttaagacaattttacatttaagttattaaatttaataaatgtttaattaaaaacaattaaaatttctatCAATATAACTCCATTGATCAAAAAGAGAATTAACAGAAAGAGTGaatgtaaatacaaaacatttaattattattgggtaaaaaataaagaaataaaaatgtgtttattcattatgtgggttcccagctcttctataacaaacttaattataaactcCTATAATACTGGTATATGTATAACTTAATCACatctttaatttaagtaagtaTATCAAATTAAGATTTCAACAATAATAACGTAACGTTTTCATATACATGtgtattattgaaaatatttgctGTGTACaagctttattatttattagaaattttctatataaagaTTCACCAAGGCCTATTTAATTGTAGACCGAGATTTACACATAAGAAAGGAGTCGTCTATTCTGAATGCGGAAAAACTTTAGTGCTATACTAGACACGGTTACGTAAATTATACGAAGCTACAAAAACAGTAACTAGTTAGAATGAGAGCGAATAGGAGTTGAAAAGTAAACGAACATGAATTGGATTCGTTCCCGGTCCGTGTGAGCTATGAATGTTGAAATGAGAACATCGAAAATTACTTCTGTGACTGACGCAGTTAAAATGAATGAGGcacagtaataaatttaaaggcaGTTTAATTGCGTACGGGCTGTAGGAAGATTATTGCAATTGTTATTAGTTGTTAACGGAACGACTGAACTCCTTGTGTTCATTGTTTTGCATTGTTTCATGtttgaatttatattcattctgtttcattcatattattaaagttctatAAAGATTTTAGTACACGTAATCTCACTAATAAGcttgataaaaatatcatagttcgttttttaactaaatcaaAAATTGTGTATGGAATGGATAACAAATGGGAAGGCAAGGCAAGTACAGAGCAGCAGAAGTAAAGATAGAGATCTAGAAGTAGCCATAGGAATATCGGTATGGAGGCtgttataaattatctatGCCTGGGATTCTATAGACGTACACAGATATGCACACGCGAACACAGGCAATAAACAATTGCCAAATCTTACATACATCTTTGTGTAAGACTAAgtcaatcataaaataaaaaaaatataatctcgTAATACGGTAAATTGAATGTATCTTCACTCTTAGACACTCTATAGACACagggaaaataattttagttcttTTCTCCGAACCAcagttaaagtaaaatttaaaaagttattctCTGGGCAGTCTGTGGTATCAGTAAAGTCATATCGCTCAATGAGGGTTTGAGTTGACAGACATTTCAATTAACTTGGAGCCAAGTTGAGCCGAACTTATGCTTTCTACAATATTCGATACACCTGGCTCTGCatttataagatattataCTCTGAGattggttttataaataatatcttttatataacGATTTAGACTTATGGCTTTCATAAACAAATAAGTAATCTTTTTTAaggataaatacatttttacagtaataaaatcatgaagaataaattaagacactttgatataattaaactcaaaaaagtgattaatttatgtatattcagATTTCCTTGATAGTTGATAGGATAGACCCAGATGTAAAAGTgcagttacaatattttagtttaaggATAAGATGGTTTAGTATTTTGTGTGTATCTCAGTACCATTATCatcaaatttgatttaatttaaaatattattagcataatgttaataaaaatgcgtacatagaaagaaaatctattggtgcacagccggaaaattttaactctagctcaaacggtgaaggaaaacatcgtgaggaaaccagcttgccttcgacccgaaaagtcgacggcgtgcgtcaggcacagaaggctgataacttacttgcctattcaattaataaatgatcgtgaaacagatacagaaatctgaggcccagacctaaaaaggttgtaacaccattgattaattatttttatttttaaaataatattatcatttattaccttgaaataaatatgactTCCGCTTTGaatttgtatacaaattaGACATTATTTGCCTTCGATATTGTAGTAAGATATACTAGTAAGGAActgttttgttaaaatcaGAAAATTAGCATTTTACCacgtacaattttttttttcggaaAATAGCGCGTTAATCTGTTGCATGAAAATACCTTAGTCTCTAGTAAACCGCTTTTAGGTACggaaataaagatttttataatttcatcaaTCATAATGCTATGTgcgaaataaaacaaaaggattttaaatttaaaatccgCCAGCTGCTTTGAAAAGAGAAGCGAAAATTTGTCACATATGCGCCGCGAGCTGTCATGCGGCAGAACCACCGGTTTATCTAAACTAAAATAGTATTACTAcactgtttaatttatataatcgggatgtttttgaaaatttgtGCTTTGTGTGGTTATTTTATAGCACCGTTATAATCCATAAAGACATTCTTGAAATAAATGCGCATTCTAAAACGTATTAAGTCACGTATACGGTGGACTGTGAATTATTCGATTAGGTTAATTATCACGGCTGTGAAATAATGTGTGACAGAGAGTTTCTTGTCAGCCTTCTCTTTCCGTCACACGTCATCAACATTTTAGGGGCCGGCCAGTTGCTCGTTTTCCTCGCGGTGTTTACCTTAATCATACTACTGTAAACGAATCTAAAACCTAAGAAATGATGCTAGGCTGCTCACGTACATATAGGTTCAGAGGTTGTtaggattaatacctgcagctaagTTTCATCATTGGACATTGAGgcaaaatacgaaattccacccgtattaCCTTGACGTCTGTCGTTCCACAAATGAGCGTTTTAagggcagtttttgccgcgcaccatcaCTTTGtaaaaccagctgcccactgacgTATTTTCTAATCAATTCGATTAAGggcctttcaagaaaagagcgtacaaatactcaaaaggccggcaaagcaGTCGCGAGCTCTTTGGCATTGAGTGTACATGAGCAGCGATATCACTTAttatcatcaggtgagcctcctacccaTTCGCTcctttttctataaaaaaataatttggttGAGCTTAAAAAGACAACAAAGCAATGTCTTcagtaaatactaaatattgaaGGAAGTGAACACGTAATTGGAATCCTTTCACAGAAATTGTTTAGAGAGCATTGCAAGTGTATTGGCCCGTCGTGGTTCGAGGATTGGCCACCGTCCAGCTGCGCTCTTGAAGAGAGACAAATTGTGTACTttgtaatattacttattcgCTACACAAACTTAGTATAGCTTAAAAGTTGATACAAGACATTTACTGTAATTTGAAAAATCTCACTGGTGCtcaatatcaattttaaatcgtcTATATTCTTGACAAAAACGTGTTAACTCAAGAACTATACGCGCtggaaacttttattaaaaccatTTTAACTAGGTTagcaatattaaaacaataataaataatctcaaTAGCTACGCAACAGTGAGGTATAGGTACAGAACTTTCCTCTTTCAACGGGgccaaaagtaatttaacttGATAAAAGTACTATTTGCTAAACTAGTGTGTTTTACCGTGGCCCGTGCCGCTAATAAAACATTCAGTTATTCGCGCTGTAGTTTCACAGCTTGATATCATTACGAGCTATTACACAAATAAGAAAACTTTCAAAGGACTCATATATTTAGGGTTGAATTATACTGAGTAAAATGCTTCGTAAAAAAAGCTGAACTTTCTAAAGATTGACCGAAGACCCttgaattcttttttatttatttattaaaattcaccacatcatataactacaatatatgttacaatttatctttttttaaatatataacagttatggtaaacataaatgttacagaaaaataaaattatacacttCCAATTTGAGATTTTAGAAGTAAACAGATAGGaacttaaaaaagtttatttttttaaatcaatcagTCCACTACGGAATATGTCAATATGTCAAGCTCACATGTAGTGTTTTTCTAGGCTTTTGTATGTGCTTATTAtttgacattcataaataatagtgAATATTCTGTATgtgttattgaaatttatCCTATTAtagactaaaataatttaattcagaaATATTCAACCTATATGTTATTGAAcccaaatagaaaaataaaaagaacaatTTAACTTCGCCTCGTCATGATTGTATATTTGAAACTTTAAGTAAAAAccgtataatttaataaacaatttttctttatataactAAACTTGTTGTTACAAAACTGTAGTGTTCCACTTCAACCTTAAAGAAAACCATCTTGTATATACAATGaagaattattacatattgaaaacattttgtaagaGAATTTTCCTCGTCGGCACGGGGAATTTTTGGTACGAAAACGGCGAGATAGGAGATGATTCTAGTATATATTACAGAACACTCTcttcgattttattttttgcctaTTGTTTTATGACTTTACTGGAAATAATGGCAGCTTTTATGGGTGACTTTCCGGAAGATGAGAGACGTGATTCGATTACACTTTCTGTGAGTCACTCGATACTATTGATAAAGATATTCTcgataatttacaataaaataatcatcaaACAGCACATGTATGATATAGTACGTGTTTGTGAACGGTACGAGAAGGAATCATTGCTAAAGGAGAGATATCGATTTCTGAAGATGAACGTTTTGGCGTATTGTATTACTGTTTATAGTTCAGCCGCTTTTTTTGTTCTTGAAGGACTTAAGAAAGCTTATTCAGGTAGTATAAATTCACTGAAGGAAGTCATTTTATAAGGCATTTAAGATCTCGTAAAttatgctttatgatatactttattttaggCTCGCATTTTGTGactataataacatattaccCAAGCCATAACAATGATACCGGACTGGCAACATTTATCCGAATTTTCAACACGgttatcttatatataatgttattaagtATGATAATTGTTGATGGGTTTGCCATATCCAACttagtcatattaaaatacaagtttATAACTTTGAGACATTACTTCGAAGATCTTAGGAAAGACGTTGAAAAGATTTGTGAAATGGGCAATTATAAAACGGCAGGGGAGAGGCTTACAAATGGTGTTATAGAAGGAATTGTTATGCATAAGGAGCTTCTAAGGTAATTTGAAATGTAACACTTTCATAATGttgggctttattattattatttaataaaaataatagtatatgaAAAGCGAAGGAATAagtatattcttatatattccAATTTTGTAAAGTTTTCATTGCTAATTAAATCTGCGCTGCTCTATGGGACCTGGGTCATGAGTAGTTTCACTGACTTATACAGTGCCTGATATGTAAAGacctaaattttatataaaatggcACACAATGGACAATTTCTATTTACTTACCATTTTGTAGCAAGTGGATTTATAGTCTTCTGTGTAACGCAGACGAAAACGACAGTTATGCCAAAAGTTGAGCGCAACACCTACCCACACTACAAACTACACAAAAACCCATATTCCATAATATTTCACAGACTGTCGCAAGTAATTGACAAGGTATTTGGAACAGCAATGGCTTTTCAGTTGTGTCAGAGTTCTGGAGCAGCAGTCTCTCTCATGTTACTATTTGCAGTAAGAAAtcttttatatactatatttttttttctttccttttgtaatatcattttacttgcaaataatataagataaacGTGTAATAATTTCTTGCATGATTCCTTATTGCTACACAAACAGCTACGGCGTAGATCCAGATATAAAATACCGGAAAGATAGTTCAATATCTGTATTGATAGTATAATTTAGACAAActccaaataaatattttttattaatat
Protein-coding sequences here:
- the LOC123707187 gene encoding uncharacterized protein LOC123707187 isoform X1, yielding MKNYYILKTFCKRIFLVGTGNFWYENGEIGDDSSIYYRTLSSILFFAYCFMTLLEIMAAFMGDFPEDERRDSITLSVSHSILLIKIFSIIYNKIIIKQHMYDIVRVCERYEKESLLKERYRFLKMNVLAYCITVYSSAAFFVLEGLKKAYSGSHFVTIITYYPSHNNDTGLATFIRIFNTVILYIMLLSMIIVDGFAISNLVILKYKFITLRHYFEDLRKDVEKICEMGNYKTAGERLTNGVIEGIVMHKELLRLSQVIDKVFGTAMAFQLCQSSGAAVSLMLLFALSENLTLFASLRIISFVAALFLLLGLFLCNAGEITYQASLLPDAIFYCGWHLCPARYKGQSLGKIVSISCMQAQRPIVMKAFKMFELTYVTFLQVIRGTYSVFALIYAQNQ
- the LOC123707187 gene encoding uncharacterized protein LOC123707187 isoform X2 produces the protein MKNYYILKTFCKRIFLVGTGNFWYENGEIGDDSSIYYRTLSSILFFAYCFMTLLEIMAAFMGDFPEDERRDSITLSVSHSILLIKIFSIIYNKIIIKQHMYDIVRVCERYEKESLLKERYRFLKMNVLAYCITVYSSAAFFVLEGLKKAYSGSHFVTIITYYPSHNNDTGLATFIRIFNTVILYIMLLSMIIVDGFAISNLVILKYKFITLRHYFEDLRKDVEKICEMGNYKTAGERLTNGVIEGIVMHKELLRLSQVIDKVFGTAMAFQLCQSSGAAVSLMLLFALSSDFNVFKFSVYDIDRRKNNTINHTPLILLNSFQRI